Genomic segment of Myxococcus stipitatus:
CGCCAGCACATCCGGAGCGACCGGCGCCACCTGCAGGAATTCCGAGAGGGAGGTCATGAATGGGCTCCTGGCGGGTCCGTCAGTGCTTCATGGTCCGGAGGTCTTCCACCAGGACGCTGCCTCGGCTCCGGAAGACGGCGATGACGATGGCCAACCCGATGGCCGCTTCAGACGCGGCCACCGCGATGACGAAGAATGCGGAGACATGTCCGATGACGTCGCCGTGCATGCGGGCGAACGCCAGGAAGGTCAGGTTCGCCGCGTTGAGCATCAGCTCCACGCACATGAACACGACCAGGGCGTTGCGGCGCACCATCACGCCAAACATGCCCATGCAGAAGAGGGCGGCGGCAAGCAGGAGGTAGTAGGGGATGGGGACCATGGCCGATTCGGGGCCTCGCGAGCGGGCGACCTGCGCCGCCATCTAGCACAGAAAGTTTTGGGGGGTCGGGGCGATCAGATTCGCGACTTGGCCACCACCACCGCGCCCACCATCGCCACCAGGAGCAGCAAGCTCACCGCCTCGAAGGGAAGCAGCCACTGGGTGAAGATGGTCTGACCCAGGGTGGCCATGGTGCCGAAGCTGGCCTGCGTCGCGGCGCTCATCGTCGGGGGCGCGCCGCCCGGCAGCTTCAGCAGCACGATTCCCAGCACCACCAGCAGGCCCACCGTCGCCGCGCCACCCACGAGGCGCGCCAGCGTGGGCTTGCCCCGCGTGGGGGACTCGCCCAGGTTGAGCAGCATGATGACGAACAGGAAGAGCACCATGATGGCGCCCGCGTAGACCATGACCTGGAGGATGGCCACGGTGTGCGCCCAGAGCAGGACGTACAGGCCGGCCAGGAAGAAGAACGTCGAGACCAGGGCCATGGCGGAGTTGATGGGGCTCCGCGCGAAGATGACCGTCCCGGCCGACAGCAGCGTCAGGAGCGCGAACGCCCCGAAAAGGATGAGCTCGATGTTCAAGACCAGTCTCCGAACGAACCCCAGGGCTTGTCGCCGAACGGGCAGCGCTTCTCGCGGATGTGAGCCTCGAACTCGTCCTTGAACCGCATCAGGAACGAGTGCGTGGGCAGCGCCGCGGCGTCGCCCAGCGCGCAGATGGTGTTGCCCAGGCCGATGGGCGGGTAGGGGGCGATGGACGAGGCCACGTTCGACAGCATGTCGATGTCGCCGGGCTCGCCGCGCCCTTCCTCGATCTTGCGCAGCAGGCGCGTCTGCCAGGGCGTGCCCTCGCGGCACGGCGTGCACTGGCCGCAGGACTCTTCCGCGTAGAAGCGCGCCACGCGCCACAGGCTGCGCACCATGCAGGTGGCGTCGTCCATGACGATGACGCCGCCGGAGCCCGCCATGGTCTGCTTCACCTTGAGGGCCTCGAACTCCATGGCCACGTCCAGCTCGTCCGCGCCCAGCACCGGCGCCGAGGACCCGCCCGGAATCACGGCCTTCACCTTGCGACCCGCCGGCATGCCCCGGCCGTACTTGTCGTCGTAGATGAGCTCCGCGAGCGTGGTGAACATGGACACTTCGTAGACGCCAGGACGGTTCACGGAGCCCGACAGGCAGACCAGGCGCGTGCCGCCCGACTTGTCCGTGCCCAGCTTCGCGTACCAGTCGGAGCCACCGGTGAAGACGTGGGGCACGCTCGCGAGCGTCTCCACGTTGTTCACCACCGTGGGGGAGCCGAAGAGGCCGACCACCGCGGGGAAGGGGGGCTTGAGGCGCGGCCAGCCCTTCTTGCCCTCGAGGCTCTCCAGGAGCGCCGTCTCCTCGCCGCAGATGTACGCGCCGGCGCCGCGGACCAGGTAGCAGTTGAGCTCGTAGTCCTTGCCCATCAGCTTCTTGCCGAAGATGCCCGCCTTGTACGCCTCGTCGATGGCGGCCTGGCAGCGCTCCGCGGGGAACTTGAACTCACCGCGCAGGTACACATAGCAGGTGTGCACGCCCAGCGCGTACGACGCGATGGCGATGCCCTCCAGCATCATGTGCGGGTCGTCCTCGAGGATGTAGCGGTCCTTGAAGGTGCCCGGCTCGGACTCGTCGCCGTTGACGGCCAGGTACTTGGGCTTGGGGCTGTCCTTCGGGACGAAGCTCCACTTGAGGCCCGTGGGGAAGCCGGCGCCGCCGCGGCCGCGGAGGTTGGACTTCTTCACCTCGTCGATGATGGCGGCCGGCTGCATCTCCAGCGCCTTCTTCAGGCCCTCGTAGCCACCGCGCTTCTTGTAGCTGTCGAGGGTCCAGGACTGCGGCTTGCCCCAGGCCGCCGAGATGATCGGGTCGATGCCCTTTGCCGTAGAGGCCATGTGATGACGTCCTACCTGAAAGTGAAAGGAGTGGGCTTCAGCTCAGCTTGGCCAGGATGGCGTCCAGCTTGGCGCGGGTGAGGCTCTC
This window contains:
- a CDS encoding NADH-quinone oxidoreductase subunit J family protein, yielding MNIELILFGAFALLTLLSAGTVIFARSPINSAMALVSTFFFLAGLYVLLWAHTVAILQVMVYAGAIMVLFLFVIMLLNLGESPTRGKPTLARLVGGAATVGLLVVLGIVLLKLPGGAPPTMSAATQASFGTMATLGQTIFTQWLLPFEAVSLLLLVAMVGAVVVAKSRI
- the nuoF gene encoding NADH-quinone oxidoreductase subunit NuoF, with translation MASTAKGIDPIISAAWGKPQSWTLDSYKKRGGYEGLKKALEMQPAAIIDEVKKSNLRGRGGAGFPTGLKWSFVPKDSPKPKYLAVNGDESEPGTFKDRYILEDDPHMMLEGIAIASYALGVHTCYVYLRGEFKFPAERCQAAIDEAYKAGIFGKKLMGKDYELNCYLVRGAGAYICGEETALLESLEGKKGWPRLKPPFPAVVGLFGSPTVVNNVETLASVPHVFTGGSDWYAKLGTDKSGGTRLVCLSGSVNRPGVYEVSMFTTLAELIYDDKYGRGMPAGRKVKAVIPGGSSAPVLGADELDVAMEFEALKVKQTMAGSGGVIVMDDATCMVRSLWRVARFYAEESCGQCTPCREGTPWQTRLLRKIEEGRGEPGDIDMLSNVASSIAPYPPIGLGNTICALGDAAALPTHSFLMRFKDEFEAHIREKRCPFGDKPWGSFGDWS
- the nuoK gene encoding NADH-quinone oxidoreductase subunit NuoK, encoding MVPIPYYLLLAAALFCMGMFGVMVRRNALVVFMCVELMLNAANLTFLAFARMHGDVIGHVSAFFVIAVAASEAAIGLAIVIAVFRSRGSVLVEDLRTMKH